A stretch of Phragmites australis chromosome 12, lpPhrAust1.1, whole genome shotgun sequence DNA encodes these proteins:
- the LOC133887325 gene encoding short-chain dehydrogenase TIC 32, chloroplastic-like, translating into MGLWGWPWGRPGLSGFGAASTAEEVTAGVDASHLTAIVTGATNGIGKETARVLALRGAKVIIAARTLESGMKVKESLADQVPNSKLHVMEMDLSSLSSVRSFGRSFNSSHKHLNILINNAGIMACPFQLSKDGIERQFATNHVGHFLLTNLLLDKLKSTARETGVQGRIINVSSVAHRRSDGSCFDLKKLNDKTRYNPFIAYSHSKLANILHANELSRSFQEEGCNLTANSLHPGVIVTNIARYVATNSVLVSILSVAKPFLRGIPQGAATTCYLALHPDLKDVSGKYFAACNEVIPTGVARDAELAKRLWSFSEELVGISAEKRPK; encoded by the exons ATGGGGCTCTGGGGCTGGCCGTGGGGACGGCCAGGCCTCTCGGGCTTCGGCGCGGCGTCCACTGCCGAGGAGGTCACCGCCGGCGTCGACGCCAGCCATCTCACGGCCATCGTCACAG GAGCAACAAATGGCATTGGAAAGGAGACAGCCAGAGTCCTTGCACTGAGGGGAGCAAAAGTGATCATAGCAGCAAGGACACTGGAGAGTGGCATGAAGGTGAAAGAGAGCCTTGCAGATCAGGTCCCAAATTCCAAATTGCATGTCATGGAGATGGACCTGAGCTCTCTCAGCTCCGTCCGCAGCTTCGGGCGGTCCTTCAACTCGTCTCACAAGCATCTCAACATCCTCAT AAACAATGCAGGGATAATGGCCTGCCCTTTCCAGCTATCCAAAGATGGGATTGAGCGGCAATTTGCTACGAATCATGTTG GTCATTTCTTGCTGACAAATCTCCTACTCGACAAGCTGAAATCAACTGCCAGAGAGACCGGCGTGCAGGGCAGAATCATAAATGTATCTTCTGTTGCACATAGAAGAAGTGATGGTTCATGCTTTGACTTGAAGAAGCTAAACGATAAGACTAG GTACAATCCATTCATTGCATATTCACATTCCAAACTAGCCAATATTCTCCATGCAAATGAGTTATCCAGGAGTTTTCAG GAAGAAGGATGCAACCTGACTGCAAATTCCCTGCATCCTGGAGTAATCGTCACCAACATCGCTCGCTACGTCGCAACAAACA GTGTGCTGGTTTCAATCCTCTCCGTGGCAAAGCCATTTCTGAGGGGCATACCCCAG GGAGCCGCGACTACATGCTACTTGGCATTGCACCCTGATCTGAAAGATGTGTCTGGCAAATACTTCGCGGCTTGCAACGAAGTGATACCGACTGGCGTCGCAAGAGATGCAGAGCTGGCGAAGAGGCTATGGTCGTTCAGTGAAGAACTTGTAGGGATCAGTGCGGAGAAGAGACCTAAATGA
- the LOC133886205 gene encoding uncharacterized protein LOC133886205 — protein MAQLPMVVQNLRSLFIDLVRNLDEKDFANMTPDEVKKASRNHRIKRYKIICFSGITILLWRDRAALLNKLYQYNHTAAYICNIYFTFALVSMLLGVIASSFPDTAPCSMAVSWNGTLQVFLFMIASFHLDIMEFYTNVLHLMISFVFTSTLFSVYWLFCARDPVGHLVKAGHHE, from the exons ATGGCGCAGCTGCCAATGGTGGTGCAGAATCTCCGCAGCTTGTTCATTGACCTTGTCAGAAACCTTGATGAGAAAGACTTTGCGAACATGACACCCGATGag GTTAAGAAAGCAAGTAGGAACCATAGAATCAAGCGTTACAAGATCATTTGTTTCAGTGGAATCACTATCTTGCTTTGGAGGGATAGAGCTGCACTTCTCAACAAGTTGTATCAGTACAACCACACCGCTGCATATATCTGCAACATCTACTTTACGTTTGCTCTGGTCTCTATGTTGCTCGGTGTGATCGCGTCATCCTTCCCCGATACTGCACCCTGTAGCATGGCAGTCTCGTGGAACGGAACCCTCCAAGTGTTTCTATTCATGATCGCCTCCTTCCATTTGGACATTATGGAGTTCTATACAAATGTGCTGCACCTGATGATATCGTTTGTGTTCACATCTACATTGTTCAGCGTCTACTGGTTATTCTGTGCAAGAGACCCGGTG GGACATTTGGTGAAAGCTGGGCACCATGAATAA